The nucleotide sequence GAAAAAGATTCTGAAGTTATCCGGAATTTTGTCGCAACAATAGAGGAAAGAAACATTGTTTATATTTCCAAAACTTTACTACAAGAATTACTCGGAAATTTGAGTTATTTCCAGCTTTTACAGAAGCCGGAAAACTCTCAACAGTTTTTAGATTTATTAATTAAATTTTGTTACGAGCTCAAATTCAAAGAATTGGATGATATTCAGTATGAGAATATTGCATTGTTTGAGAATGTTTTTAAAATCATCAAAAATCAATTATTACCTTATCAGATTGATGTCAAAATAGAAACTCTCGAAGTTCTCATTAATCAATTGGTCAATTCAGAAAGTATTGATTTTGTGGGAGAACCGCTGGCTGGATTCCAGATTATGGGACTTTTGGAAACACGTCTTTTGAACTTTAAAAATGTGATTTTGTTATCTGTCAACGAAGGGAAATTACCTTTAGGAAACACTCAAAATACTTACATTCCGTTTGATGTTCGCAAGAATTTCGGCTTGAATACTTTCTTGGAAAATGACAGTATTTATGCTTATCACTTTTACCGATTGATCCAGAATTCCGAGAATGTTCATTTGCTTTACAATGCGTTGAGTTCGGGTGTAAATACAGGCGAAAAAAGCCGTTTCATCACCCAATTGGAAATGGAAAGTCCGCACAAGATTGAACACATTATTATCGAAAATTCCTCAGAGCCAATTGCTCAGGAATTGATGAAAATCGATAAAAATGAAGAAGTAATGCGACTTTTGAACGAATGGAAGAAGCGTGTTTCGCCTTCCCATCTCGTGACCTATCTTTATAATCCGATTGATTTTTATCTTAATAATCTTCTCAAAACCAGAGAAACCAACGAAATTGAAGAAGAACTTTCGCAAAGAAATTATGGAAATTTGGTTCATTATGCATTGCAATATTTACACGAACCAATTAAAGGTCAAATATTATCGGTTAATGATTTAGAACATTTACTTCAACAAACAGATTCAGCAATTGATTTTGCAATTGAAAAATTGAAACATCAGCAGGAATTCTATGAACGCGGAATGAATTTCATCCACAAAGAAATTGCAAAAAGAGTAGTACGCAATATTGTAGAATATGATCTGGAATTGGTAAAAAATGGTTCTTCTTTGGAAATTATCGACCTTGAGAGAGAAATCAACTGCGATTTTTATCTTGATGAAAACCGAACCGACAAAATTAGTTTCTACGGCTTCATCGACAGAATAGACAAACTCGATGGAATCACAAGGGTGATTGATTACAAAACGGCAAAACCAAAGAATCTGACCGTTAATCTTGGAAAAAATAAAGAAGAGAAACTCCCCGAATTATTCTTCCGTGATGATTATAAGCAGGCTCTGCAACTTTCAATTTATAAATTTTGCATTACGAATGCACTGAACGTCAATCCGGAAAATATAGAAACTGCAATCTGGTCTTTTGCCGAAGTCAATAATGGTCCACAAAAACTGAATTTCATTGATATTGAGGATAATGAAGTAGAGGATTCCATCAGAAATCTGATTGCGGAAATTTTGAATCCGGAAGTTCCGTTTGAGGAAAGAGAAAAGGTGATCCGGAAGATTACTTTTTAATGAACTTACCTATGAAATTTTTATTTTTTGTAGTGATTTTCAATATATAATTCCCTTTCGTAAGATAACTTACATCAAAAGAATTGCTAACCAATCTGCCTTCCGTATTGTAAACACCGATCGACAGAATTTCCTTTTCTGTAATATTAGTTTGTATTGTATTTTTTACAGGATTCGGATAGATAATGAGCCGGTTTTTTTCTGTTTCGGAAACACTTAGATTCGGAAAATAAAGATATTTGGCATTAGCAGGAACAAAGATGCCGTTGGTCTCGGTTCCCGTAACACTTAGGACGGGGATTTTGCTGTCTTTGGAAAACCACTGATAAGAAACTTCTCTCACATTTTGCGTGGTGGAATTTCCTTCATATGTCACGGTAATGTCGTGATCGGATACAGACTTAAGTTTCAGGACACTGGTAAATGTTTTATTAGGAATCATCAGTTTTCCCCAGCCTTCTACCGTATTCTGACGTGTTCCTGTGGAAGCTACCTGCAAATTGTAACCCAGGTTTGTAAAATTCATACTGATGCTGTTGGGATTGGTGTAAGAATCTCCATATATGATTGGGAATTGATACAGGACATCAGGCTGCGTATATTCTACGATTAGCGGCGCATTTGTCCCGTTGAGATTCACTTGTACGGCATACATTTTGGCCAGCAGCTGAGAAGTGCTTTTTTTATAAAAAACATAGGCATCCGAGATACTGTAGCCTCCGAAAGAATAATCGTCCGGCAATGGCGCTGCAAGATTGAAAGCATTATTAAACTGGTTGTTGCAATTGAGGTAATAAGAATGATACAGGCACCAGATCGTTCTGTAGTTACTTTGAGAAGTTGGGTTTACGAATTCGGAAGTGTCGGTTCCGGTACCCTGGATGCCGGAATAATCCCATGTGATATCAGTTCCTGCCTGAGTAAAATTAAAAGCCGCGATACCTTGGGAGGTGGTTAGGTTTATGGAAGTTCCTATATCCGCATAATCTGTAGATGAATAAGAAATCTGAGCGCTTCCCGATAAGCTCATAAAGACAGCAAGTAATAAAGTTTTTTTCATCATTTGTTTTTTTTCAAAATTAAAAAAAACTTTTCTGAAGTTGGAAATATTATAGAAAAATAATTGTAAAAATTATATGTAATGAATAAATCAAATTGTTTTTAAAGACTATTTGAAAAAAATTTATTACCCAAAAGCATTGATTCCCGTAATATCCATTCCTGTAATCAAGAGATGAATGTCGTGAGTCCCTTCGTAAGTGATCACAGATTCCAGGTTGGCAGCGTGGCGCATCATCGGGAATTCTCCCATTATACCCATTCCGCCAAGCATTTGTCTGGATTCTCTTGCAATATCGATTGCCATTTTCACATTGTTTCTTTTTGCCATAGAGATTTGTGCAGGCGAAGCCTTATGTGCATTTTTCAGATTTCCCAATTGCAGGCAAAGCAATTGCGCTTTGGTGATTTCTGTTAAGAATTCTGCCAGTTTCTTCTGCTGGAGCTGGAAAGAGGCAATCGGTTTCCCGAATTGTTTTCTCTCTTTGGTATATTGAACAGCCGTACAATAACAATCCATCGCTGCTCCAATCACACCCCAAGAAATTCCATATCTCGCTGAGTTAAGACAAGATAACGGACCTTTCAATCCTTCAACATTAGGAAGTAGATTTTCTTTCGGAACTTTCACATTATTGAAAACCAATTCTCCGGTTTTTGAAGCTCGAAGACTCCATTTGTTGTGCGTTGTTGGTGTTGTGAAACCTTCCGTTCCGCGTTCCAGAATCATTCCTCTTACTTTTCCGTCTTCACCTTTTGCCCAAACTACAGCGATGTCTGCAACTGGAGCATTGGTAATCCACATCTTGGCACCATTCAAAAGATAATGGTCTCCTTGGTCTGTGAATTTGGATTCCATAGAAGAAGGATCAGACCCGTGGTTAGGCTCTGTCAAACCAAAACATCCAATCATATCACCGGAAGCCAACTTCGGAAGATATTTTCTTTTCTGTTCCTCAGAACCATACTCGAAAATAGGAAACATCACCAAAGAAGACTGAACAGAAGCCGCAGAACGCACTGCAGAATCGCCTCTTTCCAATTCCTGCATTATCAACCCATAAGAGATTTGGTCAAGTCCCGGACCACCATATTCCTCAGGAATGTATGGACCAAGCGCACCGATATTTCCCAATTCTTTCATCAATCCTGGGATATCCGTA is from Epilithonimonas vandammei and encodes:
- a CDS encoding PD-(D/E)XK nuclease family protein, whose translation is MQFLQNIISELLENHQDISELDIVLPGKRPMVFIKRILQEKQYQGLLPNFVTIDELIAELSENVEIKGIALWLFSFRIYNKIDSSEDFSGFLKWFPTLQKDWDDMMKFSDDDQKILLWMLDEERIKNWGENLGDDDNPRKRNLNFWRKMNEFLPLLKSELRKENLATSGMLYQEAFSKIENFAKQTNRQFVFCGFNALSRVEEQLVRQLLQWNKAETYFQADQYYIDDERQESGKFLRETLKWKEFNDSRDFKWIENQFNQPKNIKTYEVSGNIVQAKFLPEILKKIPKKELSETALVLLDENLLPAVLDSLNVVESVNITMGFPLKNLSFSNAIKKLFYLQKQQEKKSSSYYYADVLPILEELPNDEKDSEVIRNFVATIEERNIVYISKTLLQELLGNLSYFQLLQKPENSQQFLDLLIKFCYELKFKELDDIQYENIALFENVFKIIKNQLLPYQIDVKIETLEVLINQLVNSESIDFVGEPLAGFQIMGLLETRLLNFKNVILLSVNEGKLPLGNTQNTYIPFDVRKNFGLNTFLENDSIYAYHFYRLIQNSENVHLLYNALSSGVNTGEKSRFITQLEMESPHKIEHIIIENSSEPIAQELMKIDKNEEVMRLLNEWKKRVSPSHLVTYLYNPIDFYLNNLLKTRETNEIEEELSQRNYGNLVHYALQYLHEPIKGQILSVNDLEHLLQQTDSAIDFAIEKLKHQQEFYERGMNFIHKEIAKRVVRNIVEYDLELVKNGSSLEIIDLEREINCDFYLDENRTDKISFYGFIDRIDKLDGITRVIDYKTAKPKNLTVNLGKNKEEKLPELFFRDDYKQALQLSIYKFCITNALNVNPENIETAIWSFAEVNNGPQKLNFIDIEDNEVEDSIRNLIAEILNPEVPFEEREKVIRKITF
- a CDS encoding T9SS type A sorting domain-containing protein; translation: MKKTLLLAVFMSLSGSAQISYSSTDYADIGTSINLTTSQGIAAFNFTQAGTDITWDYSGIQGTGTDTSEFVNPTSQSNYRTIWCLYHSYYLNCNNQFNNAFNLAAPLPDDYSFGGYSISDAYVFYKKSTSQLLAKMYAVQVNLNGTNAPLIVEYTQPDVLYQFPIIYGDSYTNPNSISMNFTNLGYNLQVASTGTRQNTVEGWGKLMIPNKTFTSVLKLKSVSDHDITVTYEGNSTTQNVREVSYQWFSKDSKIPVLSVTGTETNGIFVPANAKYLYFPNLSVSETEKNRLIIYPNPVKNTIQTNITEKEILSIGVYNTEGRLVSNSFDVSYLTKGNYILKITTKNKNFIGKFIKK
- a CDS encoding acyl-CoA dehydrogenase family protein, encoding MSYYPLSSIPDYYSIDALLTEEHKLIRDSVRSWVESFVMPKIDEAAQNHTDIPGLMKELGNIGALGPYIPEEYGGPGLDQISYGLIMQELERGDSAVRSAASVQSSLVMFPIFEYGSEEQKRKYLPKLASGDMIGCFGLTEPNHGSDPSSMESKFTDQGDHYLLNGAKMWITNAPVADIAVVWAKGEDGKVRGMILERGTEGFTTPTTHNKWSLRASKTGELVFNNVKVPKENLLPNVEGLKGPLSCLNSARYGISWGVIGAAMDCYCTAVQYTKERKQFGKPIASFQLQQKKLAEFLTEITKAQLLCLQLGNLKNAHKASPAQISMAKRNNVKMAIDIARESRQMLGGMGIMGEFPMMRHAANLESVITYEGTHDIHLLITGMDITGINAFG